From the genome of Gloeocapsa sp. PCC 73106, one region includes:
- a CDS encoding GAF domain-containing sensor histidine kinase gives MKSQNSHWQQAQAILEILSSLSYQSNNLDSYLHEIACSVSYLIKLDWSVVTLCQNKTERLMASSIDLGEGDQIYSLHGSLTETVVKTGQTLCVENAKNSAEYGCPPEGYLSYLGIPLRMNSGKVIGTICSFCKEPRFFTADEVRIVELFAERAATAIDNYFLYQQQREFNQILEAEVIKQTEALRLAQARIIEQERLAAIGEFASMIVHEIRNPLTTILMVINYFQKIYTTERDQLRANLAVEEAQRLQNLLKEILLYAKPQKLELERFNINQFIETTLLTLEEMPEVQERKLKFIPVIPSVQVLADKDKLKQVLINLVRNAVEAIAPGEIVTCKVEKEPETDLISIGIHNGGIPIPKELLPKITQPFCSGKPGGTGLGLAIVKRIVEAHGGSLSIQSDAKSGTLIKIKHFQIW, from the coding sequence ATGAAATCGCAAAACTCTCATTGGCAGCAAGCTCAGGCAATTTTAGAAATCCTGTCTTCACTCAGCTATCAGAGTAACAACTTAGATAGTTATCTGCATGAGATCGCTTGCAGCGTCAGTTATTTAATCAAGCTGGATTGGTCCGTTGTGACGCTTTGTCAAAACAAAACAGAGCGCCTCATGGCTAGTAGTATTGATTTAGGTGAAGGTGATCAGATCTATTCATTGCATGGATCTCTGACTGAGACAGTGGTTAAAACTGGACAAACGTTATGTGTTGAGAATGCCAAAAACTCTGCAGAATATGGCTGTCCCCCCGAGGGTTATCTATCCTACTTGGGAATACCTTTACGGATGAATTCGGGAAAAGTGATTGGCACGATTTGTTCTTTTTGCAAGGAACCAAGGTTTTTTACAGCGGATGAGGTGCGTATAGTAGAATTATTTGCCGAACGGGCGGCAACTGCGATCGATAACTATTTTCTCTATCAGCAACAGCGAGAATTTAATCAAATTTTAGAAGCGGAGGTTATTAAACAAACCGAAGCATTGCGCCTAGCTCAAGCTCGCATCATTGAACAGGAAAGACTAGCAGCGATTGGCGAATTTGCCTCAATGATCGTCCATGAAATTCGTAATCCTTTAACAACAATTCTCATGGTTATCAATTACTTTCAAAAAATTTACACCACAGAACGAGATCAGCTCAGGGCAAACTTAGCAGTAGAAGAAGCTCAACGTTTACAAAACTTGCTCAAAGAAATTTTACTCTACGCCAAACCTCAGAAATTGGAACTTGAGAGATTTAATATCAATCAGTTCATCGAGACAACTCTTTTAACCCTTGAGGAAATGCCAGAAGTTCAAGAACGCAAGCTTAAATTTATACCTGTAATCCCTTCAGTCCAAGTATTAGCAGACAAAGACAAGCTAAAACAGGTACTAATCAATCTGGTGCGTAATGCTGTAGAAGCGATCGCCCCAGGTGAGATAGTTACTTGCAAGGTAGAAAAAGAACCGGAGACAGATTTAATCTCTATTGGTATTCATAATGGGGGTATTCCCATACCTAAGGAGCTTTTACCTAAGATAACTCAACCTTTTTGCTCTGGTAAACCCGGAGGAACAGGATTAGGACTAGCGATCGTTAAACGTATTGTAGAGGCCCATGGAGGAAGTTTATCGATTCAATCTGACGCTAAATCAGGAACTCTTATCAAGATTAAACATTTCCAAATATGGTAA
- a CDS encoding DUF4388 domain-containing protein encodes MSLNGYLSQYSLPELFQLIQQGQKTGRLTLSCSNQMQHANHYIWFSNGAIVAAANQLNQDGLASMIEERKWLKKEIISTIARICATNTPIGLYLKGQNLLNAEQLKILFYLQVMRQVCELFKLKEARFYFDNNAPIPMAEMTGLSSQATEITLEGLRVLKDWSALTEKLPTSTSGIVSIVKGYPKLSLNKLESRVWEYTDGKTSLSKIAKQLNLPIEQVQQIAFRLVIVNLAQEVPVIVNPLVTTKVKLASEIEEGDRQSTQISRSFVQDLLGFLSKCQ; translated from the coding sequence ATGAGTCTTAACGGATATTTATCACAGTATTCTCTTCCTGAACTATTTCAGTTAATTCAACAAGGTCAAAAAACTGGGAGATTGACGCTCTCCTGCTCAAACCAAATGCAACATGCTAATCACTATATTTGGTTTAGCAATGGTGCGATAGTAGCGGCGGCGAACCAATTAAATCAAGACGGTTTAGCTTCAATGATCGAAGAAAGAAAATGGTTAAAAAAAGAAATAATAAGTACAATCGCCAGAATTTGCGCTACTAATACTCCGATTGGTTTATACTTAAAGGGACAAAATCTTTTAAACGCAGAACAATTAAAAATTTTGTTTTATCTACAAGTGATGCGGCAAGTTTGTGAGTTATTTAAGCTCAAAGAAGCTCGTTTTTATTTTGATAACAATGCACCCATACCCATGGCAGAAATGACTGGGCTAAGTAGCCAAGCTACAGAAATAACCTTAGAAGGTTTAAGAGTATTAAAAGATTGGTCTGCATTGACTGAAAAACTACCCACATCAACCTCAGGAATAGTCAGCATCGTCAAAGGCTATCCCAAACTATCCCTGAACAAATTAGAGTCTAGAGTGTGGGAATACACCGATGGTAAAACATCTCTGAGTAAAATAGCTAAGCAGTTGAACTTACCAATAGAACAAGTACAACAGATCGCTTTTCGTCTAGTCATAGTTAATCTAGCCCAAGAAGTTCCAGTAATCGTCAATCCCTTAGTTACTACTAAGGTAAAACTAGCCTCAGAAATAGAAGAAGGCGATCGCCAATCTACTCAAATTAGTAGGTCATTTGTGCAAGATTTACTTGGTTTTTTAAGTAAATGTCAATGA
- a CDS encoding DUF456 domain-containing protein, whose amino-acid sequence MNLIILYFVLIAVMLIGVVGALLPAIPGVGLILAAILVWGFVTQFHGMALSLVVTLVILLLSLGVEILATYWGVKKFGASSWSQIGSIIGLIVGMLGLLPALPIGGPIVGILVGSILGGFIGEFAYRREMELIPRLQVASKVCLGIVVGSVVGNIIKALLALTAVIVFILTTWSTLPDFQGVSFDWSIIEQITDRLNNSLLPEAKEWLQAIAEQLGKLRLNNGIFEQAKEWLQGIT is encoded by the coding sequence ATGAATCTAATTATTCTCTATTTTGTTTTAATTGCGGTTATGCTTATCGGTGTGGTTGGGGCTCTGCTACCCGCTATACCGGGAGTTGGTCTAATTTTGGCAGCAATTTTGGTTTGGGGATTTGTCACTCAATTCCATGGTATGGCTTTGTCTTTGGTGGTTACTCTAGTAATCTTGTTGTTGAGTCTAGGAGTAGAGATTTTAGCTACCTATTGGGGAGTGAAAAAATTTGGCGCTAGCTCTTGGAGTCAAATCGGTAGTATTATCGGTTTAATTGTGGGAATGTTGGGTTTATTACCCGCTTTACCAATTGGGGGACCGATTGTGGGTATTTTGGTGGGTTCTATATTAGGGGGATTTATTGGGGAGTTCGCTTATCGCCGAGAAATGGAGTTAATACCTAGGTTACAAGTAGCAAGTAAGGTTTGTTTAGGTATTGTGGTAGGTTCAGTGGTTGGGAACATCATTAAAGCTCTGTTAGCATTAACTGCGGTTATCGTTTTTATCTTGACAACTTGGTCTACGTTACCAGATTTTCAGGGCGTTTCTTTCGATTGGTCAATTATAGAGCAAATTACCGATAGATTAAATAACTCTCTTCTCCCAGAGGCTAAAGAGTGGTTACAAGCGATCGCTGAGCAATTAGGAAAATTAAGACTCAATAACGGTATCTTCGAACAAGCAAAAGAATGGTTACAGGGTATCACTTAA
- a CDS encoding Txe/YoeB family addiction module toxin, which produces MSKKKKKNAETDGIKPIVFNRSPGFSSKFKEDLAWWFKQDFQKASKILDLVTAVMQDPFKGIGKPEPLKYLDTDIWSRRTDLEHRLVYRVGNTQIDFLACRYHYE; this is translated from the coding sequence TTGAGCAAGAAGAAGAAAAAGAACGCTGAAACCGACGGAATTAAGCCAATTGTATTTAATCGCAGTCCTGGTTTTAGTTCTAAGTTTAAAGAAGATTTGGCTTGGTGGTTTAAGCAAGATTTTCAGAAAGCGTCGAAAATCTTGGATTTGGTGACGGCTGTCATGCAAGATCCGTTCAAGGGTATCGGCAAACCAGAACCATTGAAGTATCTAGATACAGATATCTGGTCACGGCGAACCGATTTAGAACATAGGCTTGTGTATCGGGTGGGAAATACTCAAATTGATTTTCTCGCTTGTAGATATCATTACGAATAA
- a CDS encoding type II toxin-antitoxin system Phd/YefM family antitoxin produces the protein MLSYKITSPTNARNDLFNLLDLVVANHQVYVINRRDAENVALIAESDLVSLVETVYLLRSPANARRLLEAIEESKTGKIQPESIAELQQELGIEQEEEKER, from the coding sequence ATGTTGTCTTACAAAATAACATCCCCAACCAATGCGAGAAATGACTTGTTCAATTTGTTAGACTTGGTTGTAGCCAATCATCAGGTGTATGTCATCAACCGTCGTGATGCTGAAAATGTAGCCTTGATTGCTGAGTCTGATCTGGTAAGTTTGGTTGAAACTGTTTATCTTTTGCGCTCTCCGGCGAATGCACGTCGGTTATTGGAGGCAATAGAGGAATCGAAAACGGGAAAGATTCAACCTGAATCTATCGCAGAACTTCAGCAGGAGTTGGGAATTGAGCAAGAAGAAGAAAAAGAACGCTGA
- a CDS encoding ABC transporter ATP-binding protein — translation MKNNKSNYYLLLPYLRPQLTTLLQALSCTLIFTIFWPVLAWLAGRMAKYIGAGDLGAIAQLAGVAAIVFLVRGIVQYGQDSLMAKAALKIARDLRIRVYSHLQTLSLSYFAVSKTGDLAYRLTEDIDRIGEVINKVFHQFVPCILQLVVVVGYMFFLNWQLTLGVIIVAPLMALLITVFGSQLLKFSRRSQARISNLSALLTEVFSGMRLIQAFNAQEYEIERFVEEAEQNRRIKLLTEKLKAFQFVVVGFLEAMSIVFLFFLGGWQIAKGNLIGSEFVSYVAAVALLIDPITITTSNYNDFKQGEASVDRIFELFAIQPEILEKPGAIALNSVKGKVEYHSVSFAYDNFKSVLTDLSFTAQPGEMIALVGSSGAGKTTLINLLLRFNSPNGGKILVDDIDIAQVTLNSLRAQMAVVPQETILFSGTIAENIAFGQTQFDLIEVEQAAKIANAHEFINQLPAGYQAYLGERGVNLSGGQRQRIAIARAIFRDPSILILDEATSSLDSESESLVQQALERIMENRTVFVIAHRLATVRRADRILVLEKGQVIEAGTHQELLSQQGRYAGFHAQQFS, via the coding sequence ATGAAAAATAATAAGTCCAATTATTACTTATTGCTTCCTTATTTACGTCCCCAACTGACCACACTATTACAAGCATTAAGTTGTACTCTAATATTTACGATTTTTTGGCCAGTTTTGGCATGGTTAGCGGGACGTATGGCTAAGTATATTGGCGCAGGTGATTTAGGTGCGATCGCTCAGTTAGCGGGAGTAGCGGCGATCGTCTTTCTGGTGCGAGGGATAGTACAATACGGTCAAGATTCTCTGATGGCGAAAGCTGCACTAAAGATAGCGAGAGATCTGCGGATACGAGTATATAGTCATCTACAGACACTGAGTTTAAGTTATTTTGCCGTGAGTAAAACAGGAGATTTAGCGTACCGACTCACAGAAGATATAGATCGCATTGGGGAAGTAATTAACAAAGTTTTCCATCAGTTCGTTCCCTGTATCTTACAGTTAGTGGTCGTTGTTGGCTATATGTTTTTTCTCAACTGGCAATTGACCCTAGGTGTAATAATTGTAGCACCTTTGATGGCCTTGTTAATTACCGTATTCGGATCCCAATTATTAAAATTTTCCCGACGTTCTCAAGCGCGTATTTCCAACCTTTCAGCCTTACTGACAGAGGTATTTAGCGGTATGCGTCTGATTCAAGCATTTAACGCTCAAGAGTATGAAATCGAGCGTTTTGTCGAAGAAGCGGAACAAAATCGACGCATCAAACTGTTAACCGAGAAACTCAAAGCCTTTCAATTCGTGGTGGTCGGTTTTTTAGAAGCGATGAGTATAGTGTTTCTCTTTTTCTTGGGAGGATGGCAAATAGCGAAAGGGAATTTAATAGGGAGCGAGTTTGTTAGTTATGTAGCTGCGGTAGCTTTACTGATTGACCCCATTACCATAACTACTAGTAACTATAATGATTTTAAACAGGGAGAAGCTTCAGTAGATCGCATTTTTGAGTTATTCGCGATTCAACCTGAGATTCTAGAAAAACCAGGAGCGATCGCCCTAAATTCAGTCAAAGGAAAAGTAGAATATCATAGCGTTAGTTTTGCCTATGATAACTTCAAATCAGTTTTAACCGATCTCAGTTTTACTGCTCAACCCGGAGAAATGATCGCCCTAGTGGGTTCATCGGGTGCGGGAAAGACCACCTTAATTAATTTGCTGTTACGCTTTAACAGTCCTAATGGGGGCAAAATTCTTGTAGACGATATAGACATCGCACAAGTCACTCTCAACAGTCTACGCGCTCAGATGGCCGTTGTGCCTCAAGAAACTATACTGTTTTCCGGTACAATCGCTGAAAACATTGCCTTTGGTCAAACCCAGTTCGATTTAATAGAGGTCGAACAAGCAGCGAAGATCGCCAACGCTCACGAGTTTATTAATCAACTACCCGCGGGTTATCAAGCTTACCTAGGGGAAAGAGGAGTAAATTTATCTGGTGGACAACGCCAAAGAATCGCGATTGCTAGAGCTATTTTTCGCGATCCTAGTATTTTAATATTAGATGAAGCCACTTCTTCCCTCGATTCAGAATCAGAGAGTCTAGTACAACAAGCTTTAGAGCGCATTATGGAGAATCGTACCGTATTTGTGATCGCTCATCGCCTAGCGACAGTACGACGAGCTGATCGCATTTTAGTTTTAGAAAAAGGACAAGTAATAGAAGCAGGAACTCATC